The Anastrepha obliqua isolate idAnaObli1 chromosome 5, idAnaObli1_1.0, whole genome shotgun sequence DNA window tttattttcttttgtgaatATCATGAGCCCTGTAACTAACCGTCACTCTGTGCCAAAGTATGATTATTCGTTGACTACCAAGTATATTACGGTTGtgcgaataattaaaaataaacaaattcgtGGCACTCTAATCTGTGCCCTAGAATAATACATCCTCAAACATGGCGAGTTTGAAGCAAGATCTAGatgaatatttgttgttgcaaagcgatcaaaagaaaaactttagTGCCAAAATCCCACAAATCAAAGTACCTGATTTGGGAAAATTGTTTACACGTTCGGAGGCAACGGAGCCCAGTAATAGTTGGTTGCAAGATACACAAGACAGTTGTTGTCCTAAACTGGTAAACTACATTTGaagtattttagttattttggaTTACttacataattttgttttcattatagTCACGACTTCAGCGCATTGTAGGATTCGTTGCTTGCTTGGGACTGGGCGCATTCTGCTTCAGTATTTCTATTTTCTACATACCAGTGTTAATATTGAAAGCCCGTAAATTCGCGCTACTCTATTCGTTAGGTAGTATGTTTTTTATActgggattttgttttttatcggGATTTGGTGCCTTCCTCAAGACTGCCTTCTCCAAGCCCCGTATGCTTGTGTCCGGAACGTATACTAGCTCGTTGATAGCAACACTCTACTGTGCATTATTAGTACACAGCACTGCGTTAACGGTTCTGTTCGCTGTGGCACAAATTATTGCTCTGCTGTTTATGATAGTAGGCACTGTTCCAGGTGGAGCTTCCGGcatcaaattttttggaaaaatgtttaagaGCACCGTATCCTCCACAAGTACACTGCCGGTTTAGATCGATCTAACTGCGTTCCCCACGGCAGTTGGTTCGACATAAcgggaacgacccggatttatatctggccaaggactgtcacttcagcagcattcccgtaATTGtatgggaatgtttatgctgctgctgcaataataacaacaacaaacgatcataataaataaattttaacttttcattCCTTAAGTCGGTGGACCTTTTTCACTTTTGCTCAGTTGTTGTTGCTTATATTtagtaatttaagtttttgcaCAAGTGTATCTAAATTTCTTAActactttaaaaaattcgaCCTGATTTATTACTGGAAGTGACATTTGTGATACCATCGGAAAGATAAAAAAGAGTTTATACGTTTAAGATAGTGgataatttcattaatttctcTTGTGTTTTATTGTACGTTGATGTAAGAATATAGCTAAGTCTAATCCTCGATTTCACCCAGATATAAAGTTTTATCACTTGATGCAGATAGTATCAAAGGCTCCTTTGGATGGAAATCTACGTCGTTAACACTGCCATTGTGACCAGGCAACTTATACAATATACGCCGGCTAGTTGTGTCCCAAATGTAAACATGACGGTCAGCAGAGCCCGCAGATatctaattatataaaatatttattaagtgcGATGTGCTTAGATAAAAACTGAATTAATTAAACTTACTTTGCTGCCATCTGGAGACCAACAACAACGtaatagatttttttcaaaattgtgctGATGCCcttgaaaaattttcacacaacgtTCACTCGGCACGTACGGACGTATATCCCATATACGTAAAGAATTATCCATTGAATTGGATAGCAAGTATGAGCCGTCTGGAGATAGCGAAATCCCTGTGATTGTATCAGTATGTCCGCGTAGTCTATGTAGCACCTGTTGTTGTTTGCGGACAtcccatatttttatttcattgtcaaTGCCACCAGAAATCACTTGCTCACCGGTATCATTGAAACACACCCCAGTTACTTGATAAGGTGTTTCGAGTGTATGGatggcatttttttttcgtgCATCCCAAATTCTAATTGATCGGTCATCGGACCCCGAACAGAGCATTTGAACACCACGGCGTGTGCAATGTACAGTGTTTACAAAATTAGTGTGTCCTTTTAGCCGACGCACTCGCTGACCAGTCACAATGTCCCATATCGCGACGGTTTTATCGGTGGCACAGGTGTACACATTTGATCCATCCGTTGAAAAATGCGCTTCCAACACCGCTCCGCTATGACCTGACATAACCATAATATTCTCACACTCGCCGTACACATTCCAAATATCTGTgaataaaggaaaaatattatattatatttttaagccgTCTAATTCATCTTACAAATTTGCCGGTCAAATCCAGACGAGAGTAGTAAATCGCCATCCGGATGAAATTCAGTGGTAAAAATTTCGCCCTCATGTCCTTCCAGCAACATAATTGGCGTCATCAAGTTGGATGTACGTCTAACGCCCTAAATGAACCGATTAATTTAGGAATTAGTGTAAAGAGTGGATAAACTCAGATGAGCCTACCGATTCTATCAACGCTTTATCTCGGTTGGTGTAAGCAATAAGGTCGCTTTTGGTGCGCTTTGGCTCTTGTGTGGCGAGCACTAAACTTGTTCCCGGCCTTTTTGTacccatttttataaattaattgcgGAACAATTAACACCACACGATTTgactttgaaaataatataacaatacAGATGTTGCAGCAGAACTAACTACGAAGTACAGGGCTATCTTGATTGTTGCGTTTCTACCACAGGGTGCACACTAGAacgtgaaaatattttgatagtgCTACCACAttgtaaactaaattaaatttctttacaaCACATCTCAActaccagagaacgtaaattgatagagaaggctcaggaacgaTATGgccaggttaaatgtcaaaacacatcaaaacgagggtaagaaagttaacagaagagatttaacatagcggagcgtagtcaacaaataaatatagcgtttgcattggaatgtaaaatgccatgatttggtgttagggaaaagaaaataacagaagacttgtacatttttctttcatgcttatttgccgtcggtaTTTTGCATGcacaaatggattatttcttgtgagatgaataaattaattctaagtaacgcaatagcactgtaggcctaagtagctagtgtgctctatcaattagtgttatatttcatattgctctaataaataataataataataattctaagtacagtgcactcgcgataactcgaactaattaaaacaggcgctgttcgatttatcgaatttgttcgacttatcaattgagtgtgatatgttaaaaaaacagtcatcgatatcaatttttcgatcgattgttgaaaatggaagccagtagaaaatttctgtagtatagtttcgttatacgaattacattttggtccattggctggatcaatggtgtcgcattcggcggcataaacatagttaaaattaaaccatcctcggactttaattcgatttcgttgggatgtgattgggcattatcaattagaaaaagagccttctcaggtagtcccccatctttcaaatattttcttacctaaatattaaaatcatttaacttggttaaaaaaattgttttaatgaatctggattttacctgcggcacgaacgaattatgaaacca harbors:
- the LOC129248230 gene encoding vesicle transport protein SFT2C — translated: MASLKQDLDEYLLLQSDQKKNFSAKIPQIKVPDLGKLFTRSEATEPSNSWLQDTQDSCCPKLSRLQRIVGFVACLGLGAFCFSISIFYIPVLILKARKFALLYSLGSMFFILGFCFLSGFGAFLKTAFSKPRMLVSGTYTSSLIATLYCALLVHSTALTVLFAVAQIIALLFMIVGTVPGGASGIKFFGKMFKSTVSSTSTLPV
- the LOC129248228 gene encoding U5 small nuclear ribonucleoprotein 40 kDa protein, yielding MGTKRPGTSLVLATQEPKRTKSDLIAYTNRDKALIESGVRRTSNLMTPIMLLEGHEGEIFTTEFHPDGDLLLSSGFDRQIYIWNVYGECENIMVMSGHSGAVLEAHFSTDGSNVYTCATDKTVAIWDIVTGQRVRRLKGHTNFVNTVHCTRRGVQMLCSGSDDRSIRIWDARKKNAIHTLETPYQVTGVCFNDTGEQVISGGIDNEIKIWDVRKQQQVLHRLRGHTDTITGISLSPDGSYLLSNSMDNSLRIWDIRPYVPSERCVKIFQGHQHNFEKNLLRCCWSPDGSKISAGSADRHVYIWDTTSRRILYKLPGHNGSVNDVDFHPKEPLILSASSDKTLYLGEIED